In the genome of Xyrauchen texanus isolate HMW12.3.18 chromosome 33, RBS_HiC_50CHRs, whole genome shotgun sequence, one region contains:
- the LOC127626669 gene encoding E3 SUMO-protein ligase ZBED1-like: protein MGTNPDIADPPNTFKSAVWQHFGYPVENKDGNRVVDKTHTICRKCFKKLPQPAGNTTNMQMHILRHHPDISLARPQKTTQQQQPTLPSLFQAKFPANSDRAQKITDAIGILMSLDMRPFSVVENEGFKYLLSVLEPRYALPSRAHFSQNVLPKLLEKTKAKVEEGLSTAESIAIITDGWTSRATDSYMTITAHYITADWQIANPVLQTRAVYESHTSDHLSEILKEAVIDWKISRKNVPVTTDNARNIANAVEAAGFSPHIRCFAHTVNLAAQRGMGVHHMSRLLGRVRKVVTFFHRSTTAAAVLKEKQVMLQLPLHKLVQDVATRWNSSHDMLERYLEQQAAVFSTLTDKSVKKNIKDIVTLSDDDVKLAEDVVQVLKPLKTVTTLMSTEQMPTISMIVPLKHRILASMKHSVSDSTVVKDIKAAIAHDFEDRYPDSDRALIQFLHMSTVLDPRFKSLPFLDETTHDTIFKSLTERILEDCSQTVQAQTSTEEQSETASSCSNCPPPAKRAPMMAELFGDFFPMEQASSSSKPLSAVVDEEVQHYRAVQSLSLESNPLMWWKDNQNQFPHLAKLAKMYLGIPAISVPSERVFSTAGDIVTAQRASLSPDNVDMMVFLKKSFQLP from the exons ATGGGAACAAACCCAGACATCGCGGACCCTCCTAATACTTTTAAGTCAGCAGTATGGCAACATTTCGGCTACCCGGTGGAGAACAAGGATGGCAATCGTGTTGTCGACAAGACCCACACAATTTGCCGTAAGTGTTTCAAGAAGCTTCCCCAACCGGCCGGCAACACAACCAACATGCAGATGCATATCTTAAGGCACCATCCCGACATCAGTTTAGCTCGTCCACAGAAAACAACCCAACAGCAGCAGCCTACACTGCCTAGTTTATTCCAAGCAAAGTTTCCAGCCAATTCAGATCGAGCACAAAAAATTACTGATGCAATTGGAATTTTGATGTCACTGGATATGCGCCCCTTTTCGGTAGTTGAAAACGAGGGATTCAAGTATTTACTTAGTGTGCTCGAGCCCCGTTATGCATTACCAAGCCGGGCGCATTTCTCTCAAAATGTGCTACCAAAACTTCTGGAGAAAACAAAGGCTAAGGTGGAGGAAGGGTTGAGTACTGCTGAATCCATCGCAATCATTACCGATGGATGGACGTCCCGTGCCACAGACAGCTATATGACCATAACCGCACACTATATTACGGCCGATTGGCAAATAGCAAACCCCGTCCTCCAAACACGCGCTGTGTATGAGAGCCATACAAGCGACCATTTATCGGAAATACTTAAAGAGGCTGTGATAGATTGGAAAATCAGCAGAAAAAACGTCCCCGTGACAACAGACAACGCCAGAAATATTGCCAATGCTGTCGAAGCGGCCGGATTTTCACCGCATATACGATGCTTTGCTCACACTGTTAATCTGGCTGCGCAGAGAGGGATGGGCGTTCACCACATGTCCCGACTCCTCGGCAGAGTGAGGAAAGTGGTCACGTTTTTCCACCGCAGCACAACAGCTGCAGCTGTGTTGAAGGAGAAACAGGTGATGCTACAGCTGCCCTTACACAAGCTGGTCCAGGATGTGGCTACTAGGTGGAACTCAAGCCACGACATGCTCGAACGCTACCTTGAGCAGCAGGCTGCTGTTTTCTCTACATTAACAGACAAGAGTGTCAAGAAGAACATTAAAGACATCGTCACTCTGTCTGATGATGATGTGAAACTAGCTGAGGACGTGGTGCAGGTTCTTAAACCTTTGAAAACTGTGACTACCCTCATGAGCACTGAGCAGATGCCAACTATTTCAATGATCGTGCCATTGAAACACAGAATCCTGGCCTCCATGAAGCACAGTGTCTCTGACTCAACAGTAGTGAAAGACATCAAAGCTGCTATTGCACATGACTTTGAGGACAGATACCCTGATTCGGATAGGGCACTAATTCAGTTTCTTCATATGAGCACTGTACTTGACCCCCGTTTCAAATCTCTACCTTTCCTTGATGAGACCACCCATGACACAATCTTCAAGAGTCTGACTGAGAGAATTCTGGAAGATTGTTCACAGACTGTTCAG GCCCAGACTTCAACGGAAGAGCAATCAGAGACAGCCTCAAGCTGCAGTAACTGTCCTCCTCCAGCCAAAAGAGCACCAATGATGGCTGAACTGTTTGGAGACTTCTTTCCAATGGAACAGGCATCGTCATCATCCAAGCCTTTGTCTGCAGTGGTGGATGAGGAGGTGCAGCATTACAGAGCAGTGCAAAGCCTTTCATTGGAGTCAAATCCACTTATGTGGTGGAAGGACAACCAGAACCAGTTCCCCCATTTAGCCAAGTTGGCTAAAATGTACCTTGGAATCCCAGCCATATCTGTCCCCAGTGAGAGAGTGTTTTCCACTGCAGGGGACATTGTCACAGCACAGAGAGCAAGCCTCTCACCAGACAATGTGGACATGATGGTGTTTCTGAAGAAGAGTTTTCAACTCCCTTAA